The proteins below are encoded in one region of Apium graveolens cultivar Ventura chromosome 4, ASM990537v1, whole genome shotgun sequence:
- the LOC141718982 gene encoding uncharacterized protein LOC141718982 → MVGIDPEVICHRLNIDPKHKGVRQKRRAVSGERATALAKEVDRLLDVGLIQESFYPEWLANPLLVKKPNEKWRTCVDFTDLNKACPKNNFPLPRIDQLIDATAGHALLNFMDAYSGYNQIPMYGPDQEHTSFITDRGLYCYIGMPFGLINAGATYQILVNKMFKGQIGKMMERSVGEGGSKPPVARVLCEQKVVGCGNHIYHHGKAGVRPYSCGTKVKTIFSGSPNRSSHRLSAPKGGTPTPWWILHVDGDVNNSGSGAGIVLVTPEGHRLRSAIHFKFYVTNNDAEYEALMNGLKLALEVGVVNLIVRSDSELVVNQVRGGFQARGPRMELYMRCAQRLLERFGNARLESVSREENSNVDALAKMGSQMDNVQLGKIPLGNQEIPSILEVEVFQTQGIPRESWITPIHNYIQTGAIPEDKLQARHLRYQAGKYVEYDGVLYKRGFNQPLLRCVDIEEGNYILREVHEGICGNHSGVVRWH, encoded by the exons ATGGTAGGAATCGACCCGGAGGTAATATGCCACCGTTTGAATATTGATCCCAAACATAAAGGGGTTCGACAAAAGCGCAGGGCTGTAAGTGGGGAGAGGGCTACAGCCTTAGCGAAAGAAGTGGATAGGCTCTTGGATGTTGGACTAATTCAGGAGTCCTTTTACCCGGAATGGTTGGCCAATCCATTGTTAGTGAAAAAACCCAACGAAAAATGGAGAACATGTGTAGATTTCACCGATCTGAATAAAGCGTGTCCAAAGAATAACTTTCCCTTGCCAAGAATTGATCAGTTGATCGACGCCACGGCAGGACATGCCTTGCTTAACttcatggatgcatactccggGTATAATCAAATTCCCATGTATGGGCCTGACCAGGAGCACACCTCTTTTATTACTGACAGGGGACTCTATTGCTATATTGGAATGCCATTTGGTCTGATCAACGCCGGTGCCACTTATCAAATATTGGTAAACAAAATGTTTAAGGGGCAGATTGGAAAAATGATGGAG CGCAGTGTTGGTGAAGGAGGAAGCAAGCCACCAGTGGCCCGTGTACTATGTGAGCAAAAGGTTGTTGGATGCGGAAACCATATATACCATCATGGAAAAGCTGGTGTACGCCCTTATTCTTGCGGCACGAAAGTTAAGACCATATTTTCAGGCTCACCGAATAGAAGTTCGCACCGCTTATCCGCTCCG AAGGGAGGAACTCCCACACCCTGGTGGATCTTACATGTCGATGGGGACGTAAACAACAGTGGATCAGGTGCCGGAATTGTCTTGGTCACTCCGGAAGGGCACCGTTTGAGGAGTGCTATCCATTTCAAATTTTATGTCACTAACAATGACGCTGAGTATGAAGCTTTGATGAACGGTCTGAAATTAGCTCTGGAGGTGGGGGTTGTGAATCTGATAGTTCGGAGTGACTCTGAATTAGTTGTGAACCAAGTCAGAGGAGGTTTCCAGGCCCGGGGACCTCGAATGGAGTTATACATGAGATGTGCGCAACGCCTATTGGAAAGATTTGGAAATGCCAGGCTAGAAAGTGTTTCACGGGAAGAAAATAGTAATGTGGATGCTTTGGCCAAGATGGGATCACAGATGGACAACGTCCAACTTGGAAAAATCCCTTTGGGAAACCAGGAAATCCCGAGTATTCTAGAGGTAGAGGTATTCCAGACACAAGGAATCCCGCGAGAAAGTTGGATAACCCCCATTCATAACTATATTCAAACAGGAGCTATACCAGAAGACAAACTACAGGCTCGACATCTTCGATACCAGGCTGGAAAATATGTTGAATATGATGGGGTATTATACAAGAGAGGATTTAACCAACCATTGTTACGCTGTGTGGACATAGAAGAGGGCAATTATATTCTTAGAGAGGTGCACGAAgggatttgtggcaatcactcgggggtgGTTCGTTGGCATTAA